A genomic stretch from Pararhizobium sp. IMCC21322 includes:
- a CDS encoding ABC transporter substrate-binding protein — translation MTKYSLKCGLSALAMSFVLATGAMAQSVVNVGAFGADANQLDPHLSGGGQDRALFGYVFNGLTRFPPGSMDPTRIELDLATSIEGSDDGLVWTIQLRDDVQFHHGYGQLTSADVVYSLDRVRNPETSAFASAFSAIESVEAVDDMTVKITLKERVPTFMGMLANPAGGFIISKKAAEELGEDVKAAMIGTGPFQFETYTPKVQTVLSGNAGYFRGAPKLEQINYRYIPSDNARELAFAAGEIDLFYGRREQDWVERVKNQYAKDLDVLIFSPSQSRMLHLNQSVSPLDDLRVRQAVAHAINRDEFQVLIGQDITKQLFAPVPSGFLGQASDLPRYEFDPDKSKALLAEAGYPDGVSIKVPTTQIASLKVPFELIMEQMRRVGINLEVDFVDHRAWHGLIRKDESPMVIYGAAPFPESDAFLTPFFASSSIVGTPTGQTNFSHCNVADEEISAARIAADPALQLASWEAAQQKIMEELCVVPIFELMQVWGKRKSLDLGYELTGTLNLGPPITETTHFAQ, via the coding sequence ATGACGAAATACTCTTTAAAATGCGGGTTGAGCGCCCTGGCGATGAGCTTTGTTCTGGCAACCGGCGCTATGGCGCAAAGTGTTGTAAATGTTGGCGCATTCGGCGCTGACGCGAACCAGCTAGACCCGCATTTGTCCGGTGGTGGCCAAGACCGCGCATTGTTTGGGTATGTATTCAATGGTCTGACACGCTTTCCACCCGGCTCCATGGATCCGACCAGGATTGAACTGGATCTGGCAACCTCAATTGAGGGCAGTGATGATGGTCTTGTATGGACCATACAACTGCGTGATGACGTGCAGTTCCACCACGGATATGGTCAGCTGACATCGGCTGATGTTGTGTACTCGCTTGATCGGGTGCGCAATCCCGAAACGTCAGCCTTTGCCTCCGCATTCTCCGCGATTGAAAGCGTTGAGGCTGTGGACGATATGACGGTCAAGATCACGCTGAAAGAGCGTGTGCCAACATTTATGGGGATGCTTGCCAATCCGGCGGGCGGCTTCATCATATCGAAAAAGGCCGCTGAGGAACTGGGCGAGGATGTCAAAGCCGCCATGATCGGCACTGGCCCGTTTCAGTTTGAAACCTATACGCCGAAAGTGCAGACGGTGTTGAGTGGCAACGCTGGCTATTTCCGCGGTGCTCCGAAGCTGGAGCAAATCAATTACCGCTACATTCCATCGGACAACGCCCGCGAGCTGGCCTTTGCAGCTGGCGAGATTGACCTGTTTTACGGCCGCCGCGAACAGGATTGGGTGGAGCGGGTCAAAAATCAGTATGCCAAAGATCTGGACGTGCTGATTTTCAGCCCCAGCCAGTCACGCATGCTGCATTTGAACCAAAGCGTTTCGCCACTGGATGACCTTCGTGTGCGACAAGCTGTTGCCCATGCCATCAACCGCGATGAATTTCAGGTGCTGATCGGTCAGGACATCACAAAGCAATTGTTCGCTCCGGTACCAAGCGGGTTCCTTGGCCAGGCATCTGATCTGCCGCGCTATGAATTCGACCCGGACAAATCCAAAGCCTTGCTGGCAGAAGCCGGGTATCCCGATGGGGTTTCCATCAAAGTCCCGACAACCCAGATCGCGTCGCTCAAAGTTCCCTTTGAATTGATCATGGAACAGATGCGCCGGGTTGGTATCAATCTGGAAGTGGACTTTGTTGATCACCGGGCCTGGCATGGTCTGATCCGCAAGGATGAAAGCCCGATGGTGATTTATGGCGCTGCGCCGTTCCCTGAATCTGATGCTTTCCTGACACCGTTCTTCGCATCTTCATCGATTGTTGGCACGCCCACCGGCCAGACCAACTTTTCGCATTGCAATGTCGCTGATGAGGAGATTTCTGCGGCCCGTATTGCAGCCGATCCTGCGCTGCAACTTGCGTCCTGGGAAGCGGCACAACAAAAGATCATGGAAGAACTATGTGTGGTTCCAATCTTTGAACTGATGCAGGTCTGGGGCAAACGTAAATCGCTTGATCTGGGTTATGAGTTGACCGGTACCCTGAACCTTGGGCCTCCCATCACCGAAACCACTCATTTTGCCCAGTAG
- a CDS encoding ABC transporter permease → MDKWAGRYRAPLYILRRLLSAIPTLLAVLTVIFFAIRTLPGDPALAILGDSATDAAIAGLREKLGLNLPVWRQYLDFLGGLLRGDLGTSLVYGRGVLSELLRVLPYTLALTLASILIGTLIGVPLGIISALHRNRFIDYVTRVLSLLGFSFPVFYAGIMLILIFAVWLPWFPVISSTTGGLGSALHGLVLPAVAGSLGLIAMITRASRSSLLEVLGDDYIRTARAKGLPEKVVLYRHALRNALIPVVTVIGLYFALIIGNSVLIETVFTRPGLGSLIIGSLDNRDYPMVQGLLVAYAAIVIVVNLLTDLTYSVIDPRIGQS, encoded by the coding sequence ATGGACAAGTGGGCGGGGCGTTATCGTGCCCCGCTCTATATTTTGCGGCGACTGTTGTCGGCCATTCCCACCCTGCTCGCCGTGCTGACAGTCATTTTCTTTGCCATCCGCACATTGCCTGGTGATCCGGCCCTTGCGATCCTTGGCGATTCCGCGACCGATGCGGCCATTGCGGGCCTGCGTGAAAAGCTGGGCCTGAACCTGCCGGTTTGGCGTCAATATCTTGATTTCCTTGGCGGCCTTCTGCGTGGTGATCTGGGCACCTCGCTGGTTTACGGGCGCGGCGTTCTGTCGGAATTGCTGCGTGTGCTGCCCTACACGCTGGCCCTGACACTGGCCTCCATTCTGATTGGCACACTCATCGGCGTTCCACTTGGCATTATCTCCGCGCTGCACCGCAACCGGTTCATCGATTATGTCACGCGGGTGCTCTCACTTCTGGGGTTTTCATTCCCGGTCTTTTACGCCGGTATCATGCTGATTCTGATATTTGCTGTCTGGCTCCCCTGGTTCCCGGTCATCAGCTCGACCACAGGGGGGTTGGGCAGTGCCCTGCATGGGCTGGTATTGCCCGCTGTTGCCGGATCTCTGGGGTTAATCGCCATGATTACGCGCGCCAGCCGGTCATCACTTCTGGAAGTGCTGGGAGATGATTACATACGGACCGCGCGCGCCAAGGGATTGCCGGAGAAGGTCGTGCTTTACCGTCATGCCCTGCGCAACGCGCTGATCCCCGTTGTCACTGTAATCGGGCTTTATTTTGCACTCATCATCGGCAATTCAGTGCTCATCGAAACAGTCTTCACCCGTCCCGGTCTTGGCTCATTGATTATCGGCTCGCTGGATAATCGCGATTATCCGATGGTACAGGGCCTGCTGGTCGCCTATGCGGCGATTGTTATTGTCGTCAACCTTTTGACCGATCTGACCTATTCAGTCATTGATCCCCGCATCGGCCAGTCATGA